Part of the Desulfobacterales bacterium genome, CGGCAGCCCGAAAACATAGCGCATGATCACTTCAAAGGTAATAACGGCCACGGCCAGCAGGGTCACCCCGACATTTAATTTGCCGATAAAGACGTTGGTCTTTTCAACCGCCGTCATGAATTTTTTAAGCGAGTTCATTCGATTTCCTCACAGAATACCGCTTCGGTTCACTATCGCTTTCGTAAAAATATTACAAAATGGGGGAAGGAAATTGGTTATTCCTTCCCCCGGGCAAAGAATTAGAAAACAAGTTTTTTGCCGTTCATGTCGACCATGTCTTTGTCGGTAATGTACCCCATCTTGACCGACTTCATGTATGCGAACTGGGATTTAAAGGCCTTCATGGCACGCGGGGACTTCTTGGCCCACTTGACCCACAGCTCCGGCGCAAAACGTTTGAATTTTTCGATGTCGCTGTCTTTCAACCGGATGATTTCGACATGTTGCTCCGTCTGGAACTTTTCAAAGGCGATGATGTCGGCGGCCTGGATCGCAGTGTACATATCATAGGAGTGTTTTGCCACCATGGCTTCGATGAATATCTGCCAGTGTTTGGGGATTTTATTCCAGGTTTTCATGTTGACTTCAACGCTCATGATGTCCACGGGCTGATGCAGACACGGTGTGGACGGCGGGCCCATGATGATATACTTGGCGATTTCACCGTAGCCCAGGTTGTAGTTGATGGCCGCGCCAACGTAGTCGGAGGCGTCGATGACGCCCTTTTCAAGGGCCGGATAAACTTCGCCGCCGGGCAGAAGGACGGTGGAGACACCGGCCGCCCGGTAAATATCGGCGATGATGCCGCCCGGATAACGGATCTTTTTGCCCTTGAAATCTTCAAAAGAGCGGATCGGCACCTTGGAGTGGATCAGGTTGTCGTCATGCTGAATGGGGCCGATGTAAAACATGTTGTGTTCACCGTACGCTTCACGGGCCAGTTCGCGACCGCCAAGGGCGCCGTGCCAGGTTTCCCACTGGTCCGGCCGGTCCATGCCGAACGGATAGGAAGACAGGAAGGTTGCCACCGGAATTTTTCCCGGCCAGTAAACATCAAAGCAGTGCATGGCGTCAAACACGCCGGCTTTTACGGCGTCGAACATTTCAAAGGTACCCACGATGGCGCCGGCCGGGAATCCTTCAAAAATAACTTTGCCGTCAGAGGCCTGGCCGACTTCCTTGCAGAATTCCTGGAACTTGACATAACCCAGGGTACCGGCATCCCATGCGGTCTGAATCTTGATCTTAATGG contains:
- the dctP gene encoding TRAP transporter substrate-binding protein DctP, with translation MSKKISEEKRTSRRGFLKTAAVAGAAAGALGFPAVMRVQAADTIKIKIQTAWDAGTLGYVKFQEFCKEVGQASDGKVIFEGFPAGAIVGTFEMFDAVKAGVFDAMHCFDVYWPGKIPVATFLSSYPFGMDRPDQWETWHGALGGRELAREAYGEHNMFYIGPIQHDDNLIHSKVPIRSFEDFKGKKIRYPGGIIADIYRAAGVSTVLLPGGEVYPALEKGVIDASDYVGAAINYNLGYGEIAKYIIMGPPSTPCLHQPVDIMSVEVNMKTWNKIPKHWQIFIEAMVAKHSYDMYTAIQAADIIAFEKFQTEQHVEIIRLKDSDIEKFKRFAPELWVKWAKKSPRAMKAFKSQFAYMKSVKMGYITDKDMVDMNGKKLVF